The genome window ATTGAAAGATTTGGACAACGAAAGATTATCAAGAGACTAGCTGGGTAAATCATGACATATCCATCCTTTCAGGTGATTTGTTCAAGATAGTATTCCCTTATCTTCAGTATTTTTAGGGTTTGCAGTGAAGGTCCACAGGTTAGTTAATAGCTTCCTTAGAGTTCTTGTAGAGTCAGTGGAGTTCGAAGGAACAATTAGTGTACCATAATATACTGTAACATCACAGAGAAATCAGATTTGAGGCCTGGTCTGCTGTGacagccttgggcaagttatttaacccctCTTTGTCTGTTTactcattcataaaatggagCTAATAGTGCATGTATCACAAGGTTGCTGCAAGAGGGAAATAAGTAGTAAGTGCAAAGTGCTCAGCACATTGGTTGGACTCCCTATGAGTAGAGTTCATTCCAGGTTAAGTTTTGcttttacattattaaatatcTTTGTGCCTTAATGTCTTCATCAGCTCACAGTTCAGCTAATATTATTAGATGCTTCTTTGGGGGACAATAAAAACCTCTCTAGTGACTTTATAGACATTTCAAACAGttcaaatcagaaaataatatgaaaagcaCTCTACAAATTTATGATAGTATTAATTTTCATAGTAGCAATAATAGGAAATCTGTGTCGTATATGAGTTAATTAGTATGTCGAAATGGGTAGACTCAGTAGTTGATTCAGGTGGAGATAAATAGatctgtgagttttttttttaaagtgccaaTATCTTTTCCTGCTTTAGGGCCTTTGCAGTTACTCCTTTTGTCTAGAATATTCTCCCCTATCCTTACCCCTTCTTATGTCTGCCCATCTAGTACAGCTGAAATGACACCACTGTAGAAAGGCCTTTCCTGACCATCTAGTCTGAATAGTGACtctcagtttcttttaaaaattgctttaaaaaaatcatagcatTGATTAGTACTAGATTCTcgattttgttttctctttcctcctccccaaATAGAATGTAAACCCTGAAGAGCAGGGACCTTTCCTGTAttgtttattacttttaaaaatttttatctaaTGTCACATACTCAAGTATGATCACctgtgttgtttatttttacttttcctgcACCTAGATCCTAAGTGCCtgacaaatacttgttgaatgcctgaatataatgtaaaatatgaaaaaatgatccATAGTATCTGGAGATAAACTACCATTGTTGatagtatagtatatattttCTAACTTTATGTTCTGTGTGTGCTTACATATACAGATGTCTATGATTATGCTTTTGAAATATGTATTCCATTGAGtctaaagagaaacattttttagtatattttatgtctttgaaaTTGGGCTGTCTTATAATCAGTGGTATGCTGTGGTTTAATTggcaacatttttctctttatgagTTGCACATAAATATGTCTTAAAATCTATAGCATCTTAGATATGATGAAATAtggtatttatttgaaataacaaTGAGATCAGGATATGCATCTCTTTTCCCCACCTGAAGATCTTGAGCATTTTCCTTGTCACTAGTTTTAGATCTATCTTATTCTCAAGAGATGTGATTAAAGGTATGTCGTAATTTTTTCAACCAATTCCTCTTGATGGATATTTGCAGCTTTTCCAATTGTTTTCCTGTTATAAACAATGCTGTACTGATTATCCTTGTACATATCTTCATGCATGTGAGTGAAATTTCTTTAGATTGGTGAATGCACATATTCTCTGTAGTGTACAAGGGTACCTATTTCCCTATACCTTTATGAGTACTGCATCTTAGtaagtttaaaaatttctattaatCTAAGTGAAAAATATACTAATGTTTAATATCATTTCTTTATGATAGAGATTGAGCCTCTTTTCCTGTTTAttagctgtttttatttccttttctgtgatatACTTGTGCATAGGATAGTAGACTTTTAATTGGCTGGCATATTAGTCCTAATTAGAAAGAGAAACCTTTCCAGTTTGGAACCATGGGTATCCTATTAATTCTTGGGAACAACTTTTAGGCCTGCCACATCCTACCTTTGTGGAGGACAAAAGGGCTTTATAAAGACCCAAGATTTGGGGGGAGACAGAATTCAGGAATAACCAGAATTCTAGTGTCCTTTATaatggaggccaagaagggtTAGAGTGTCAGTTTTTGAGCTGAATACTGGAACTTGTACTATGCTGTTAGtctttaaactttaaattttcttcttctcaaGGCTTGTTGTTCTTTAATATGACTTGGTTATAGTATAGTAGTATTAGTTTAGTAGGTTTGAAATAGGATACAACTCTGGGACTTGAGTGAAGTTAATATTGGACTTATAGATTAAATGGTTAGATTAATATGGTGTTTTGtacattgttaaaatgttattaacattttttagtaCCTTTGCTGTGTCAGACCATATCAGTTTCAAACATAGCTATCAGATGATCTCTGCTTTTTAGGTTCTGCAGTGGTCTGTGGAGGAACAGATTTCAGTCCTTTGGTAAAAGTGAAGCTAGAATATACATGGAATATGGATAGCTCACAGGAAGGGTTTTAGTCTAGCATGGGAGTTtaaagaaggcttcctggaagaggtacGATAACCTAAACTAAGTCTTGAAGGATGAGTTTGAGTTAGCTGCAGTAGTAAGTAGTAAAAGGAACAACAGTGAAATGGACTACAAGTAGCAGAGTGTTCTTAGAATGTGACATTGAGGTGAAGAGTGACTTatggtgaggctgcagtgacaaGTAAGAACCAAGTAATGAAAGGCCTTGAACACCCTGTATTTAATAGGCTAAGGGATCATTTTGAGCAGTGATGGGGTCAAAATAGCATTTTAGAGATCACTGCCAAAAGATGATTTGGGGGCAAGACTGAAGGCCAGGAGACATATTGGGAAACAGTTCTAGTAATCCGGGTGAGATAATTAAGGCTGTAGCTCAGTGGTAATAGCTTACTGGGAAAATAGTAGTCATTTTTCttagtttatgtaatattttgttcTCTATTGTTCAGAATCCCATTGAGATTACATTTCATTGAACATTATTTTGCAGAGATAAGTTATGTTAATTATTCAATCATCTTTCAATTATGTCTGTAGGAAGTTTATACTTTTACAAATACCTGCTTAACTAGTGTGGTGCTACATGGAGATGACAAATAAGTGtttttgatgattttaaaaattgagaaatgttAGCCCTTTTGATGTGCTTAGTGATTATCTTAGAGGGAaagaattttagaacattttgccTTTGTGTAGAAGCAATGATTTGTTAgcttaaatttatatataattataggaatttataatttatatgtgctaatttctttttcttttttttttaaaaggctattaGTGAAAGATGGTGGATCGCTTGGCAAACAGTGAAGCAAATACTAGACGTATAAGCATAGTGGAAAACTGTTTCGGAGCAGCTGGTCAACCTTTAACTATACCTGGACGAGTTCTTATTGGAGAAGGAGTATTGACTAAGTTGTgcagaaaaaaacccaaagcaaggcagtttttcttatttaatgaTATTCTTGTATATGGCAATATTGTCatccagaagaaaaaatataacaaacaacATATTATTCCCCTGGAAAATGTCACTATTGATTCCATCAAAGATGAGGGAGACTTAAGGAATGGATGGCTAATCAAGACACCAACTAAATCTTTTGCAGTTTATGCTGCCACTGCTACGGAGAAATCAGAATGGATGAAtcacataaataaatgtgttacTGATTTACTCTCCAAAAGTGGGAAGACACCCAGTAATGAACATGCTGCTGTCTGGGTTCCTGACTCTGAGGCAACTGTATGTATGCGTTGTCAGAAAGCAAAGTTCACACCTGTTAATCGTCGCCACCATTGCCGCAAATGTGGTTTTGTTGTCTGTGGGCCCTGCTCTGAAAAGAGATTTCTTCTTCCCAGCCAGTCCTCTAAGCCTGTGCGGATTTGTGACTTCTGCTATGACCTGCTTTCTACTGGGGACATGGCCACATGCCAACCTGCTAGATCAGACTCTTATAGTCAGTCATTGAAGTCTCCTTTAAATGATAtgtctgatgatgatgatgatgatgacagcagTGACTAAGGACACATTTGGGAGTATTTAATCAGGTGTGGCTATCTGAGAAATCAGCTTTGGGGGAAATGTAAGattctgggctctctgttttgTTCTAGCCATGAATTTGCCTGAGAAACTTGTAACCTATGTGCCTCAATATATTCCATAGAAAGTAGGTCCCCTGCCTTCTCCCACTCCTCGCACTCTTCTACAGGGATAGACTTTTGCGAATATAtcagatacattttttatttcttattcttgtttatttttaggtTATTTTCTCGGAAGGTTGGGAAAAGATGTTTGTTTAACAGATCATGTACTACtgtgttgttttcatttctgttacaggTAAAACTAAAAGCACAGAATGGTGGGAAAGGGGTTATAATGTGGTTCATTAATATGTTAGTAGCTTTTTTCTAACCATCGTGTCTAATGGTTAAAACACCAGTAACAAAAACACATGATTTGGAAATACTTTGTTTGGCTTTTTCATATACCTAGTGGTGCCTTATCATAATAGCACTGTTACATGAAGTAAGCCCCCTACCTTCTTACTTTCTGGTTTTCGAAAAAATACACTGGTGCTCTTTGAAGTGATAAAGTGAGTGTTTATGAATGGGTGTAATTAGGAAATACTTCTCATCCGACAGCTACAAATAACTAAGTTTGGAGGTATTTTCACtctatatgaataaatatttttccataaaatagttgtgattatatatttgttttacataGGTCCCAAATTATAAttgtcaaatatatattttaaattaataataggTTGTCATTCTTAGGAATTTGGTTTGAAATTTATCAGTTACATAGAATTATACTGCATTAGCTTCCACCTTTAGTAAGACATATTTTTAGATATAAATTCATCTGCTTTAACATTATTTCTGGATTGAAAATCTTATAAAACCCTTGAAAATAAACAATCTCTTTTTTACAAAGCCTGTGTTAGAGCACAGGTTTACCTAGGCTTGAAGATTTGGAAGAAATAATGTGTAAGGATGGTCTCAAGGCAGACCACTTTAAGTCTGGCTAGACTTCATATCGTGGAAGTATTATCTATTTCAGTGTGAAACTATCTTGAATTTGCAAATATAgtgttatattttataaagttttgtAAAATCCCAaacaatatttctatttttgtaaaacaaTTGTATGTGTAATCTGTATCTGAAATCAGTTTGCAATCTATGGAAATAGAGTAGCAATTGCTATTTCTAAATTGTGAACTGAAAGTCAATCTAGATTTATTTGAGAAGTAATTGCTCACTCTTTACTTTTGAGGCAGCCATTAGGTTgaaagtatatatttatcatataaaaCTTGATGTGTTTTGCACTACTCTCTCCATTTATATGCTGCAAACAGCTACAGTCTTTGAAATATGGAAAATCAGCAgtctaaagtttgttttaaattctaaataaaaaaaaatcttcaaatctgAATATACTGCAAATGTCATGAGAAGTTTGATTCAGTAATTTGTGATGGAGGATTCTTTGGTATCTTACTGTTTAGTTAGGGCACTAATTTTACTTACCTATTAGATTTTGAAAGCATCTGAGATATACAAATCTCCCTGTaggaaatgtgaaagaaaagcaCAACAAAACTAGGGTTTTCTGTTCGTTTGCTtgcttttatggttttttttttttggtttgttttaatatcaggtggatttttgtttgtaagcaatatatacatataatcaaCCAACATATCTGAAAAGGATCATGAAACCTGAGAAATGCTAATGGAGACTTGCTGGTACATAGGAATCTAGCAAATTCAGGAACCAAGGGGAAATGTTCTGAGATAACATTTACATTGTCAACCTTTATTGACTttgtttttacaataaaaaatattttacaacttaCTTTCTGTTCTCCGTATATTGTGACTTGAGGATTTCCCCCCTTTGCtaagataataaacatattatGCATATTTTGCCTAATAATTCAACAGCTGTGAGttcctgctgtgtgccaggcattgttctaggcagTAGGTtagagcagtgaacaaaactCCCCTTTGGATTTACTGCATGAAGGCTCAGAAAACAAACATTCTTCCAAATGCTGAAGATATGGCTTAATGTTATGGGGAAGTGCCTTAATATAATTTGGCTTTGCTGTCTAATTACTGTTAGAAGGAATGACTTGACCTGAATTGACATGTCTCAGAAGGAAACAGACACGTGGCTGACAGGTATGTGAAGAAATGTCCaagatcactaatcatcagggaaatgcaaagtaaaaccacaatgagataataaTACCTGACACCTGttgaatggctgttatcaaaaagttGAAAGAAGCGTTGGCAAGGAGATGCAGAAAAGGagacccttgcacactgttggtgggaatgtaaagtagcacagccattacggaaaacagtagAGGTTCCTCAGAAGgtgaaaatagaactacctgtagcatctagcaatcccactgctaagtatatattaatatctGAAAAAAACGAAATGAATATATTGAAGAGAgaatctgcactcccatgttcattgcagcagcattcacagtagccaagatatggaagcaacctaagtgtctatcagcaaatgaatggataaagaaaaggtggtctgtgtacacagtggaatattattcagccataaaaaattaaatcctgttacttgtgacaacatggatggaactgatggacgttatgttaagtgaaatatgccaggcacagaaagacaaatacttcatgatcttgcttatatgtggaatctaaaaaagttgagcTCATAGAACCaggagtagaatgatggttatcaggGGCTGGTTGAGGGTGTGGGGGTGGGAGATGCTGgccaaaggacacaaaatttcagttaggagaaataaattcaagaaatctATTGTACAATATGATTTCTATAGCTAAGAGTGTATCCTTGGAAATCAGAGTAGATTTTGTATTCTCACCACAGAAACTGATGAGTATGTGATGTTAATTCCCTCAATTTGGCCATTCTGCAGTGTATCCATCTTTCAAAACAAATCCACagtaccatatatatataatgtataatgatatgtataattatatattacacagTACCATATtagatatatataaatttttgtcagtttttaaaaaaataggccaggtgcagtggctcacacctgtaatcccagcacttgggaggccaaggtggaaggatcacttgagcccaggagttcaagaccagcctaacatggcaagaccccaacactacaaaaaataaaataactggtcatggtggcatgcacctgtggtcccagctacatagctacatggagactgaggtgggatgatagcttgagcccaggaagttgaggctgctgtgagctgtgctcatatcactgcactccagcctgggcaacagaacaagactcacaAAATGAGTACATTTCAAAAGAATGACTCATACTATTTTGACTTAAACCATTACAAAAGTAATAGGGTAAAATCgtaagtttagattttttttttttttttttgagatggagtctcgctctgtcgcccaccctggagtgcagtggcgcgatctcggctcactgaaacctccgcctcccgggttcacgccattctcctgcctcagcctcctgagcagctgggactacaggcgcccgccaccatgcccagctagtgttttttatatttttagtagagacggggtttcaccgtgttagccaggatggtctcaatctcctgaccttgtgatctgcccgcctcagcctcccaaagtgctgggattacaggtgtgagccaccgtgcccggccaagtttaGATTTTTGATGTAGATCCTGCCTTCTTACAGAAATATTCTAATGACTCGAAACCAAAATTCCAGAGCTACATAAACCatttcactcaataaatatgtattgagtacttttttttttttttttctgagatgaagtcttgctctgacacccaggctggagtgcaatggctgttcacaggtgtgatcatagcaTACTGCAGCTTCAGAATCCTggcatcaagcgatcctcctacctcagtctcctgagtagcttggactacaggcacaaaccacacAGTACCTGGCCATATTGAACACTTTTAATATGTCTACTATCATTAGAATAAGAACAGCAATTCGTTCTTTCCCttattttcatgaccttgatattttttaaagatcatgCACCAGCGATTTTGTAGAATAACCCTTGATTAGGATTTGATGTCTTCTCATTATTAAATTCAGGTTATGCATCTGTGTAGCAGAAATATCACAGAGGTTGTATCATCACATCAGATGGTACCCAATTTCAATTTGTTTCATGGCTTATGTTCACTTTGATCACTTGATTAAGGTGGTGTATCCCAGAATTCATTGTAGAGTTACTCTCTTTATAGTATTTTTGAGGTGGTACTTTTGAGATTATGTAAATATTATGCTCCTCCTCAAACTTTCAGGTCATTTAGTTTTCAATATGAACTCAGTTTCCTGATtcactggttctcaaacttgagtgtgcatcagaatcttttggagggcttgttaaaacaaaGACTGCCAGGTCCCATCTCTAGAGTTCCTGATTCTGTAGTTATGGAGTAAgacctgagaatgtgcattttgaACAAGTTTCCAAGTGGTACTGTTagtgctgctggtccagggaccacattttgttacttgttattgtcattattttgatGCTCAGACTGTCTCTAATTTGGTCAGTGGCCAACTGGCTTCTGTGGCCTATTGACAAATCTTCATTATTTGAACGCTTCTTTACTTTTCTGCTACAgcaagatgttccaggctcatcttgtactttCCCTGCCCCAACCCTGGAATTGGCCATTTCTTCAAGGATCCCTGGTTTCTTTTAGTGCTAAGTGGTACTTAGAAGCCAAGATCTGAGCACCAGGTGTGCTCATTGCCTTGGGAAAAGTACCACTCCCACGCCTTTTCAGGGGATAAATTTAGAGAACGTTAGTATATACATACCTACACGTTCCTATTTAAACTTCTATATCTATTGAAATCCATGACATCATACAGATGCCTCCAATTCTAACAATACTGTAGGGCTTCTTTCTTGACATTGAGGAACTGGGTCTCACCAGctttaagatatttaaattatttgatcaATCTCCCTGTATGTAACCAATCTCTCATCACTACTGCTGCCCCTCTCCCACATGGACATCCTCTTTGCACTCTTAAGTCTCTGACACTTCACACCTGGTTGCTTCTATCATAGATGCCCCCTTTATCCTATTTGAGCTCCAACACCTTCTGCTGGCTTGCCCACACTGCCATGGATATCTTTTTCTCTAGTACTGCATTCCAGGCAGCCCTCATAGATGGATGCTCTCCACACCTCACTTGGGCTCCAGCACTCAACACTGGACCTCCTCTGTGGCGTGGGGATGCTCTCCTCACCCTGCCTGGCTCTGACCCACCACTCTGGGCTACCTACATGTGAGCACATTTTACCCTGCTTGATCTCTGATTACTCTCACTGTGTCAGCCACACATCTGAGTGCCCTCCTCACCCTGCATGAGCCTTGACACCAGGCCCTGAGCCTTTCCTCTGTGTGGATGTCCTCACAGTCCTCTGTGTGGGATCTAGAACTGTGCACCAAGCTGCCCACGTAGAAGGGTGCCCTCCCCATTCCGTCTGCTGAGGCTTGAACCAGCATGTCAGGCTGCTCCCCCATGCAGACACCTGACTCTCTTTGGGCTCTGACTCTACACTGGCTGCACCATCCCAATGCCACCCCCACCTTATACCTGTCACCATTGCTGTTCTCTTCAGCCAGCTCTGGCTCTGACCCCTCACACCATGCTGCGTCTCCGCATAGGTGCCTGCCTTTGTCTGGCCCACCTAACGGCTTTAGGGCTGAGTTGTtcagaaggagaagggaagggttATGGCCATAATATTATATACCTAATAGTCttagaaagagagaaggaaagagaaaaaaggagaaaaaatgtctttttaaaacaaactcacctggaaggaaggagaaaaaaaagtatgtgtgtgtgtgtgtgtgtgtgtgtgtgtgtgtgtgtatatatatattttttttttttttgagacggagtttcacttttgttgcccaggctggagtgcagtggcgcaatctcagctcactacaacctccaccttctgggtagctgggattacaggcatgcaccaccatgccaggctaattttgtatttttggtagagatggggtttctccatgttggtcaggctggtctcaaacatccgaactcaggtgatccacccaccttgacctcccaaagtgctaggattacgggcgtgggccaccgcgcccagccaggagaatatatttttctaacaaactcacctgggggtgggggagggagagatgatctttttaaaacaaactcaCCCGGCAGCATAAACAAATAAGACAGATAAAACCAGAGCTCTCAGGCTGTTCTGCCTGAAGAAAGGATTGGAGAaccaagagaggaaggaagaaagaaaaaatatgtatatatagtatataattacatataattgtATCAtacaattataatatataattatacattatacaattatatgtaattatatattatacaattatataaatatataatattaaaattaaatatataatataattatatatcatatcatatataattatctcaaaatatataagtatataatatataatatgtatatatgtatataataaaaatatatgtatatatgtatataataaaaatatatgtatatatgtatatatgtatataataaaaatacatataaatatatgtgtataataaaatataattataattatataatatataatacacatatatattatataataattatatataatatattactatattatatattatatgttatatatattatatattatatattataataattatatatatatatatttttgaggtggagtcttgctctgttgcccaggctagagtgcagtggtgcaatctcagctcactgcaacctctgcctcccaggttcaagcgattctcctgcctcagcctccaagtagctgggattacaggtgcccaccaccaagcccggctaagttttgtatttttagtagagacggggtttcaccatcttggccaggctggtcttgaactcctgacctcaagtgatctgcccaccttggcctcccaaagtgctgggattacaggtgtgagtcaccacacccagccaggagaatatatttttaaaacaaattcacctgggaggagggagggaaggaagaagggaggaagggaagagaggtaaaggaaaggagagaggttttttttttttttttttttggaggtggagtctcattctgtctaccaggctggagtgcagtggtgcgatctcggctcactgcaacctccgcctcccaggttcaagctattctcgtgcctcagcctctgccaaatagctgggatgacaggtgtctgccaccacacctggctaatttttgtatttttttagacataaagtAGGCTAGAAGGAGGAGACTTAGGATCTTGAGGTAGATGAGGAATTCATGAATGGAATTTATTGGATTTTTAAGAGAGTTTTAGTGAAATGAATCAAAAATCAAGTACATAACTCTgcagaaattatttgaaaattaatttttgtgatgTGAAAAAAAGTAGCCACTATTGTATACAATTCTATATTTGTGTTTGGGCCAGCATGGGAAATCATggcatatttcaaaaaaataaaatctgtaaataaaaattttgttatcCATATGTTAAAGTACAAAGGGAATATTGctagttaaattaaaataattatacaggctggatgtggtggctcatgcctgtaatcccagcactttgggaggatgagacagacagactgcttaagcccaggagttcgagatcagtctgggaaacatggcgaaacgccgtccctacaaaaaatacagaaatcagccagttgtggtggcatgcctgtagtcccagctggttgggaggctgagataggaggattgcttaagcccaggaggttgaggatgcagtgagccaagattgtgccactgcattccagcctgggcagcagattgagaccctgtctcaaaaacacagtGATAATAATTACAGAGAATACAGTGTCATTGAAGCATAGAAAAAAACAGCAAACTTAGAATTAGTTTAAAAGAgattacatttgaaaaatttgtttttttgaaaaccaGTTTACTTTTAGCTTGGTATAATAAAGGATATGGTTGTTTTTGAGGTGTAACGACTCCAAATTTCAAAGACTTCtatcttttaaaagcatttctgtGGGAtaacttaagttttaaaaatattttattacaagaAAATATCTCCAAGAATCTGGGGGATATCTTAACATCTAAATCTCTGAGCATAGACGCTGAGGCCTATGCTAATAAAGGTCAAGGTTTTTCTTGTTCCTTTGTGTGAATAGAAGTGTGAAAAGCATGCCTCATGTGTGAACATAAATGACTTAGAAAGTTTTTACTGATTATCTGAAGTGTATGTTTCATAATAGGGAAGTGTCAATGGTAACATCATAAAGTTTACAgtgataatttaatattttacatcCAGTGATTTAGAAATAACTTCTGTGATTTGGAATATTTTCGTATTAGGTTTGTGCAAAAGCAAtttccattacttttaatggcaaaaattgcatttacttttgcatcaacctaatactAGCTTTTAAGGTCTTCAAAGCAGAAAGAATCAATggcaaaatgttaaaagcagCTTTCACTTGGCTAAGATGCCAAATTAACTTTAACCAGAGCAAGTTGTAGAGTCTAGGCTAAATGGTAGATTAATATAATTCCTTATTTTCACCAGGAGCTTCTCTTCTATGTAATGTGTACAACTATTATCTATGCtcatgatatatatgtgtgtgttgtaaCTGAATTAAATTCACTTCTATTTGTGAAGTTTTAATTTCGTGCAGAGTAACTGAGGTTTCATTGAGTTACCTCAGTTTAGAAAGCATGAGATGCTAGGAATGTGATATTTGGGTTACTTGTAAAGTAGAAAAAGGaagttaaaagaattttttaatgtggATTTTTCCTATGGTGGATAAgggaaaatttgtattttatcaaCAAAAAGCTCCATAAAAGTAGTTGTGATTATTGTAATGAATATATTGTCTCTGTTTTCTGGCTATAGACACTTATTTTGGTTATAGTAATCATTGtaaagatgttattttaaaatttaattaactgTTTATACCTAAGATAGAAaacttttttgaaatgtttagaGGTAATATGTGTTTGCAAAAGTGAATGAGGAAAAATGTCtgaagttgctttttttttcttttttgagacggggtctcactgttgcccaggctggatgcagtagcatgatcttggctcactgtagcctctacctcctgggctcaagcaatcctccacctctgcctccccggtagctgggaccacaggcacgcgccaccatgccccgcctttTTTATTTcgtatttgtagagacagggtttcaccatgttgccaaggctgaatTGCATCTTTAAACTCATACTTTGGTTTTTGTGATGTTATGCCTGAATCCGATTTTGCACAGTATTTTCCTTCACTGTACACCTAGGTTTCAGGTGAACTGGAATTATTGTTGCCCCTGAATATGCTCTGAAGTGTTCTCACCTCTGTTTCCTGC of Macaca fascicularis isolate 582-1 chromosome 8, T2T-MFA8v1.1 contains these proteins:
- the PLEKHF2 gene encoding pleckstrin homology domain-containing family F member 2; amino-acid sequence: MVDRLANSEANTRRISIVENCFGAAGQPLTIPGRVLIGEGVLTKLCRKKPKARQFFLFNDILVYGNIVIQKKKYNKQHIIPLENVTIDSIKDEGDLRNGWLIKTPTKSFAVYAATATEKSEWMNHINKCVTDLLSKSGKTPSNEHAAVWVPDSEATVCMRCQKAKFTPVNRRHHCRKCGFVVCGPCSEKRFLLPSQSSKPVRICDFCYDLLSTGDMATCQPARSDSYSQSLKSPLNDMSDDDDDDDSSD